Proteins encoded in a region of the Anopheles aquasalis chromosome 2, idAnoAquaMG_Q_19, whole genome shotgun sequence genome:
- the LOC126572942 gene encoding AP-1 complex subunit gamma-1-like translates to MYPYYESDWSILPPENNRRYSPGLTINNIKQVINETIETNILRKPAPTRLRELIRQIRQCRTAAEERAVVNTECAYIRSTFRETDCIWKCRNMAKLLYIHMLGYPAHFGQVECLKLAASAKYTDKRIGYLGAMLLLDERADVHVLLTNCLKNDLNSPTQFIVGTALCTLAAIASPEMARDLCNDVERLIVSTNAFLRKKAILCAFRFIRRVPELMEDYLPKCEVFLSDKNHGILIATITLITEMCEQSIAVLRYFKSIIPTLVRMLKSLTVSGYSPEHLVSGVSDPFLQVKILRLLRVLGHGDPAQSELMNDVLAQVATSTETSKNAGNAILYETVLTIMNVESENSLRVLAVNILGRFLLNNDKNIRFIGLLTLVKTVHKDMTAVQRHRITILECLSDADPSIQRCAMELSFTLVNTQNIEMVVRELLRYLESTDAEMKALCSSKIVLAAETYSPSIHWHLDVLLRILTIAGNHIRDDVISSTIQLISNSPVHEQRHITGKMWEAIMNMNQLENRQPLVQVAVWTIGEYSEAGGFDEHELIEHYRQLLWAPQLSISTKQYILVSLAKISVRIDGCTPEIQNIINSFRAHINIDLQQRANEFSQLFTDYRHLRTSLLEKMPKLRLSELTSKEYNADFAPSTESSEQQQPLEVPAPVQEPSNQDILLDLLGDCFSSDANGNNALAVVPAVNIVQPAGHHHNPNQLTSFNQNGPTPNGGILDLLANAPTIHTTSITPTIPSIDVYHKDDLYIRFFLHPPSPLPSNGNVFEPHTIMATAPTARITVQTTNGSHNTIEKFLFQAAVPKSFALSLQEPSGSVMPPGGTIMQDLVITRNAPTAPVNSSGLRMKVRFSYEIENYSMMEQIDVSEFPSDYLR, encoded by the exons GTACAGTCCGGGACTGAcgatcaacaacatcaaacagGTGATCAATGAAACCATCGAAACCAACATCC TCCGAAAACCGGCCCCGACTCGGTTGCGGGAGCTGATACGTCAGATACGGCAGTGCCGGACGGCGGCCGAGGAGCGTGCCGTTGTGAACACCGAGTGTGCCTACATCCGGAGCACTTTCCGCGAGACGGACTGCATCTGGAAGTGCCGCAATATGGCCAAGCTGCTGTACATCCACATGCTCGGCTATCCGGCACACTTTGGGCAGGTCGAGTGCCTCAAGCTGGCCGCCAGCGCCAAGTACACCGACAAACGGATCGGTTACCTCGGTGCGATGCTCCTGCTGGACGAACGGGCCGACGTACACGTGCTGCTCACCAATTGCCTTAAGAA CGATCTGAACAGCCCAACACAGTTCATCGTGGGTACGGCGCTCTGTACGCTGGCCGCCATCGCCTCGCCCGAGATGGCGCGCGATCTGTGCAACGATGTCGAGCGGCTTATCGTCTCGACCAATGCGTTCCTGCGCAAGAAAGCGATCCTTTGTGCCTTTCGGTTCATCCGGCGCGTACCGGAGCTGATGGAGGACTATCTACCCAAGTGTGAGGTGTTCCTGTCGGACAAAAACCACGGCATCCTGATTGCCACCATCACGCTCATCACGGAGATGTGCGAGCAGAGTATCGCCGTGCTACGGTACTTCAAATCCATCATTCCGACACTGGTGCGCATGCTGAAGTCCCTCACCGTATCCGGTTACTCGCCGGAGCATCTGGTGAGCGGTGTTAGTGATCCGTTCCTGCAGGTGAAGATCCTACGGCTGCTGCGAGTGCTCGGTCACGGTGATCCGGCCCAGTCCGAGCTGATGAATGATGTGCTGGCCCAGGTCGCGACCAGTACGGAGACGAGCAAAAATGCCGGCAATGCGATCCTCTACGAAACTGTGTTGACGATCATGAACGTTGAATCGGAGAACAGTCTGCGGGTGCTGGCAGTCAACATACTGGGACGGTTTTTGCTGAACAATGATAAAAACATCCGATTCATCGGTCTGCTGACGCTGGTGAAGACAGTGCATAAGGACATGACGGCTGTGCAGCGACATCGTATCACTATTCTGGAGTGCCTTTCCGATGCCGATCCTTCGATACAACGGTGTGCCATGGAGCTCTCGTTTACGCTGGTCAATACGCAGAACATCGAGATGGTGGTGCGGGAACTGTTGCGGTACCTGGAATCGACGGATGCGGAGATGAAGGCACTGTGCAGTAGCAAGATTGTGCTCGCTGCCGAAACCTActcaccatccatccactgGCATCTGGATGTGTTGCTGAGGATTCTTACCATC GCTGGAAACCACATCCGGGACGATGTGATCTCGTCCACCATTCAGCTCATCTCGAACAGTCCGGTACACGAGCAGCGCCACATCACCGGTAAGATGTGGGAAGCCATCATGAACATGAATCAACTGGAGAACCGTCAACCGCTGGTACAGGTGGCCGTCTGGACGATCGGTGAATACAGCGAGGCAGGAGGATTCGACG AGCATGAATTGATCGAGCACTACCGGCAGCTTCTGTGGGCTCCGCAGCTGTCCATCAGCACCAAACAGTACATTCTCGTTTCGCTCGCCAAGATCAGCGTGCGGATAGATGGTTGCACACC TGAAAtacaaaacatcatcaactcGTTCCGGGCACACATCAACATTGACCTGCAGCAGCGGGCCAACGAGTTCTCGCAGCTATTCACCGACTATCGCCACCTGCGGACATCCTTGCTGGAGAAGATGCCTAAGCTTAGGCTCAGCGAGCTAACCTCCAAAGAGTACAATGCAGACTTTGCGCCGAGCACAGAGTCATcggaacaacagcaaccgctaGAAGTGCCGGCACCCGTTCAGGAACCATCG AATCAAGACATCCTGCTGGATCTGCTGGGCGATTGTTTCAGTAGCGATGCGAATGGCAATAACGCTCTGGCGGTTGTACCAGCGGTCAACATTGTTCAAcccgctggccaccaccataatCCGAATCAACTAACGAGCTTTAATCAAAACGGACCAACACCGAATGGAGGAATCCTGGATCTTCTGGCTAACGCACCGACAATCCataccaccagcatcacgccGACGATCCCCTCGATCGATGTTTACCACAAGGATGACCTCTACATCCGCTTCTTCCTGCACCCACCATCGCCTCTACCATCGAACGGAAATGTGTTTGAACCGCACACCATCATGGCAACGGCTCCAACGGCCCGCATCACCGTACAGACGACCAACGGCTCGCACAATACGATCGAAAAGTTCCTCTTTCAGGCGGCCGTCCCAAAGTCGTTCGCCTTGAGTCTACAGGAACCATCCGGTTCCGTCATGCCACCGGGAGGTACGATCATGCAGGATCTGGTAATCACACGCAACGCACCGACAGCACCGGTCAACTCGAGCGGTCTCCGGATGAAGGTGCGCTTCTCGTACGAAATCGAAAATTACTCCATGATGGAGCAGATCGATGTGAGCGAGTTCCCGAGTGATTACCTTCGCTAG
- the LOC126572944 gene encoding dynein light chain roadblock-type 2 gives MSQEVEETLKRIQSHKGVVGTIVVNNEGIPVKSTLDNTSTVQYAGLMSQLSDKARSVVRDLDPSNDLSFLRVRSKKHEIMVAPDKDFLLIVIQNPTD, from the exons ATG TCGCAAGAAGTTGAAGAAACTCTAAAGCGCATCCAATCGCACAAGGGCGTCGTCGGAACGATCGTGGTGAACAATGAAG GTATTCCGGTGAAAAGCACCCTCGATAACACTTCCACCGTGCAGTATGCCGGTCTGATGAGCCAGCTTTCGGATAAGGCGCGGTCGGTGGTGCGAGATTTGGATCCCTCGAACGATCTGTCGTTTCTGCGAGTTCGCTCGAAGAAGCACGAAATCATGGTCGCTCCCGATAAGGACTTCCTACTGATCGTCATTCAAAATCCGACGGACTGA
- the LOC126572943 gene encoding glutaminase liver isoform, mitochondrial isoform X1: protein MNISRFCVNLSNFTHQLQCGVTVGIVSHRSRSFGLASPQHQQPTISVAEAPALGNSLGSRFYHLSSYDTRDKAAFYNVDRKRPPPQMEEQRDSDKKHSEDQLFQMFKNQETNTVNMGKFLAELRTIGIRRTDPRIQEMMDNLKRVHKLNNYENGSPHTQQLNEDTFKAVIAPNIVLIARAFRHQFVVPDFQGFTKDIEEIYWKCKSNTDGKVATYIPQLSRVNPDYWGVSVCTIDGQRFSIGDTSAPFTLQSCSKPLTYAIALEKLGAQVVHQYIGQEPSGRNFNELVLDYEKKPHNPMINAGAILTCSLLKTLVHPEMTLAEKFDYAQSWFTRMAGNESLGFNNSVFLSEREAADRNYALGFYMREHKCYPEKANLRECMDFYFQICSMEATCDTLSVVAATLANGGICPLTEERVLKSENVRDVLSLMHSCGMYDFSGQFAFKVGLPAKSGVSGGVMLVIPNVMGMFMWSPPLDPLGNSCRGVQFCKELVDVFNFHLYDNLKHGSNKKDPRRHRYETKGLSVVNLLFSAAIGDVTALRRHKLSGMDITLSDYDGRTALHLASAEGHFECVRFLLEHCGVPHDPKDRWGNRPVDEAETFGHEDVVTLLKQWEEKVQKATQASETNTATNGTTETGYNSDQDSDSSSGKGSKGAKGSDILT, encoded by the exons ATGAACATCTCGCGCTTTTGTGTGAATTTATCGAACTTCACACATCAGCTACAATGTGGCGTTACGGTGGGCATCGTTAGCCACAGAAGTAGATCGTTTGGGCTAGCTtcaccacagcaccagcagccaaccaTTAGCGTCGCTGAAGCGCCAGCACTTGGAAACAGTCTTGGAAGCAG ATTCTACCATCTCTCATCGTACGATACGCGCGACAAGGCTGCGTTCTATAATGTCGATCGAAAGAGACCACCGCCTCAGATGGAAGA GCAGCGGGATTCCGACAAGAAACACTCGGAGGATCAGCTGTTCCAAATGTTCAAAAACCAGGAAACGAACACGGTCAACATGGGCAAGTTCCTTGCG GAACTCCGCACCATCGGTATCCGCCGGACGGATCCTCGCATCCAAGAGATGATGGACAACCTGAAGCGCGTGCACAAGCTAAACAACTACGAGAACGGATCGCCCCACACGCAGCAACTGAACGAGGACACGTTCAAAGCAGTGATCGCCCCGAACATTGTCCTGATTGCACGCGCCTTTCGCCATCAGTTCGTCGTTCCGGATTTCCAGGGTTTCACCAAGGACATCGAGGAAATCTACTGGAAGTGTAAGAGCAACACCGATGGCAAGGTGGCGACCTACATCCCACAGCTTTCCCGTGTCAACCCAGACTACTGGGGCGTTAGCGTGTGCACGATCGATGGCCAGCGGTTCTCCATCGGTGACACGTCGGCCCCGTTCACACTGCAAAGTTGCAGCAAACCTCTGACGTACGCGATCGCTCTCGAGAAGCTAGGCGCCCAGGTCGTCCACCAGTACATCGGTCAAGAGCCGAGCGGACGAAACTTCAACGAGCTGGTGCTCGATTACGAGAAGAAACCACACAATCCGATGATCAACGCGGGTGCGATCCTCACCTGCTCGCTGCTGAAAACACTCGTCCACCCGGAGATGACACTGGCCGAGAAGTTTGACTACGCGCAATCGTGGTTCACCCGAATGGCGGGCAATGAGTCACTCGGTTTCAACAACTCCGTCTTCCTGTCGGAACGGGAAGCCGCCGATCGGAACTATGCGCTCGGGTTCTACATGCGCGAACACAAGTGTTACCCCGAGAAGGCGAACCTGCGCGAGTGTATGGACTTTTACTTCCAGATCTGCTCGATGGAAGCGACCTGCGATACGCTGTCCGTCGTCGCGGCCACCCTAGCCAACGGTGGCATCTGTCCGCTGACCGAAGAACGGGTGCTAAAGTCCGAGAACGTACGCGATGTCCTCTCGCTGATGCACTCGTGCGGAATGTACGACTTCAGTGGTCAGTTTGCGTTCAAGGTAGGGCTGCCGGCGAAatccggtgtgtccggtggTGTGATGCTGGTCATTCCGAACGTGATGGGCATGTTCATGTGGTCGCCACCGCTCGATCCACTCGGGAACAGTTGCCGTGGTGTGCAGTTCTGTAAGGAGCTGGTCGATGTGTTTAACTTCCATCTGTACGATAACTTGAAGCACGGTTCGAACAAAAAGGATCCTCGACGGCACCGGTACGAAACGAAGGGCCTATCGGTGGTCAATCTCCTCTTCTCGGCCGCCATCGGTGATGTGACGGCGCTGCGGCGTCACAAGCTGTCCGGTATGGATATTACGCTGTCGGATTACGATGGGCGTACGGCGCTGCATCTGGCCAGTGCTGAGGGACATTTTGAGTGCGTACGGTTCCTGCTGGAACACTGTGGTGTACCGCATGATCCGAAAGATCGTTGGGGTAATCGGCCGGTTGATGAAGCGGAAACATTCGGCCACGAGGATGTCGTTACGCTGCTGAAGCaatgggaagagaaggtgCAGAAAGCGACGCAAGCAAGCGAGACGAACACggcaacgaacggaacgacggaaaCTGGCTACAACTCGGATCAGGATAGTGACTCGTCGAGCGGGAAAGGCTCGAAAGGGGCAAAGGGATCGGACATCTTAACATAA
- the LOC126572943 gene encoding glutaminase kidney isoform, mitochondrial isoform X2: MTLETMEKLMDKDTDHEEVLCEAADRLSRTKSNEVTPQQREAFVKLLANFVRQRDSDKKHSEDQLFQMFKNQETNTVNMGKFLAELRTIGIRRTDPRIQEMMDNLKRVHKLNNYENGSPHTQQLNEDTFKAVIAPNIVLIARAFRHQFVVPDFQGFTKDIEEIYWKCKSNTDGKVATYIPQLSRVNPDYWGVSVCTIDGQRFSIGDTSAPFTLQSCSKPLTYAIALEKLGAQVVHQYIGQEPSGRNFNELVLDYEKKPHNPMINAGAILTCSLLKTLVHPEMTLAEKFDYAQSWFTRMAGNESLGFNNSVFLSEREAADRNYALGFYMREHKCYPEKANLRECMDFYFQICSMEATCDTLSVVAATLANGGICPLTEERVLKSENVRDVLSLMHSCGMYDFSGQFAFKVGLPAKSGVSGGVMLVIPNVMGMFMWSPPLDPLGNSCRGVQFCKELVDVFNFHLYDNLKHGSNKKDPRRHRYETKGLSVVNLLFSAAIGDVTALRRHKLSGMDITLSDYDGRTALHLASAEGHFECVRFLLEHCGVPHDPKDRWGNRPVDEAETFGHEDVVTLLKQWEEKVQKATQASETNTATNGTTETGYNSDQDSDSSSGKGSKGAKGSDILT; encoded by the exons ATGACGCTGGAAACCATGGAAAAGCTAATGGACAAAGATACGGATCATGAGGAGGTGCTTTGTGAAGCAGCCGATCGGTTGTCCCGCACGAAGAGCAATGAAGTGACGCCACAGCAGCGAGAAGCCTTCGTAAAGCTGCTGGCCAATTTCGTGAG GCAGCGGGATTCCGACAAGAAACACTCGGAGGATCAGCTGTTCCAAATGTTCAAAAACCAGGAAACGAACACGGTCAACATGGGCAAGTTCCTTGCG GAACTCCGCACCATCGGTATCCGCCGGACGGATCCTCGCATCCAAGAGATGATGGACAACCTGAAGCGCGTGCACAAGCTAAACAACTACGAGAACGGATCGCCCCACACGCAGCAACTGAACGAGGACACGTTCAAAGCAGTGATCGCCCCGAACATTGTCCTGATTGCACGCGCCTTTCGCCATCAGTTCGTCGTTCCGGATTTCCAGGGTTTCACCAAGGACATCGAGGAAATCTACTGGAAGTGTAAGAGCAACACCGATGGCAAGGTGGCGACCTACATCCCACAGCTTTCCCGTGTCAACCCAGACTACTGGGGCGTTAGCGTGTGCACGATCGATGGCCAGCGGTTCTCCATCGGTGACACGTCGGCCCCGTTCACACTGCAAAGTTGCAGCAAACCTCTGACGTACGCGATCGCTCTCGAGAAGCTAGGCGCCCAGGTCGTCCACCAGTACATCGGTCAAGAGCCGAGCGGACGAAACTTCAACGAGCTGGTGCTCGATTACGAGAAGAAACCACACAATCCGATGATCAACGCGGGTGCGATCCTCACCTGCTCGCTGCTGAAAACACTCGTCCACCCGGAGATGACACTGGCCGAGAAGTTTGACTACGCGCAATCGTGGTTCACCCGAATGGCGGGCAATGAGTCACTCGGTTTCAACAACTCCGTCTTCCTGTCGGAACGGGAAGCCGCCGATCGGAACTATGCGCTCGGGTTCTACATGCGCGAACACAAGTGTTACCCCGAGAAGGCGAACCTGCGCGAGTGTATGGACTTTTACTTCCAGATCTGCTCGATGGAAGCGACCTGCGATACGCTGTCCGTCGTCGCGGCCACCCTAGCCAACGGTGGCATCTGTCCGCTGACCGAAGAACGGGTGCTAAAGTCCGAGAACGTACGCGATGTCCTCTCGCTGATGCACTCGTGCGGAATGTACGACTTCAGTGGTCAGTTTGCGTTCAAGGTAGGGCTGCCGGCGAAatccggtgtgtccggtggTGTGATGCTGGTCATTCCGAACGTGATGGGCATGTTCATGTGGTCGCCACCGCTCGATCCACTCGGGAACAGTTGCCGTGGTGTGCAGTTCTGTAAGGAGCTGGTCGATGTGTTTAACTTCCATCTGTACGATAACTTGAAGCACGGTTCGAACAAAAAGGATCCTCGACGGCACCGGTACGAAACGAAGGGCCTATCGGTGGTCAATCTCCTCTTCTCGGCCGCCATCGGTGATGTGACGGCGCTGCGGCGTCACAAGCTGTCCGGTATGGATATTACGCTGTCGGATTACGATGGGCGTACGGCGCTGCATCTGGCCAGTGCTGAGGGACATTTTGAGTGCGTACGGTTCCTGCTGGAACACTGTGGTGTACCGCATGATCCGAAAGATCGTTGGGGTAATCGGCCGGTTGATGAAGCGGAAACATTCGGCCACGAGGATGTCGTTACGCTGCTGAAGCaatgggaagagaaggtgCAGAAAGCGACGCAAGCAAGCGAGACGAACACggcaacgaacggaacgacggaaaCTGGCTACAACTCGGATCAGGATAGTGACTCGTCGAGCGGGAAAGGCTCGAAAGGGGCAAAGGGATCGGACATCTTAACATAA
- the LOC126572656 gene encoding dynein light chain roadblock-type 2-like has protein sequence MRGEKPPSVPPPSEPEPEPEDIEAKYIDHCFTQIRKVRLVQQVIVMNVDGLPIRSTLENTEDTVTAAGLYASLKDKAAYFLRTIDPEDEFLMLRVRTRKNEAIISTDPEHGLLYITVQAPE, from the exons ATGAGAGGG GAGAAACCACCGAGTGTACCACCGCCATcggagccggaaccggaaccagagGATATCGAGGCGAAGTACATCGATCATTGTTTCACGCAAATCCGCAAAGTACGGTTGGTGCAACAGGTGATCGTTATGAACGTGGACGGActtccgattcgatcgacaCTGGAGAACACCGAGGATACGGTAACGGCAGCTGGACTGTATGCTAGTCTGAAGGATAAAGCCGCTTACTTCTTGCGTACGATCGATCCGGAGGATGAGTTTCTGATGCTGCGCGTAAGGACACGCAAGAATGAGGCGATCATTAGCACGGATCCGGAGCATGGGTTGCTGTACATAACGGTGCAGGCACCTGAGTGA